Proteins encoded in a region of the Tetrapisispora phaffii CBS 4417 chromosome 12, complete genome genome:
- the TPHA0L00100 gene encoding uncharacterized protein, which translates to MALLARPSPPSPSRSLSTRLSVSLLTPPSVTSISQPLTHHMIRPSPPTSHHHRANYSSQCSISSWTHVTDNTIAVTTTTHVATMFVNLSTSTHRPHPHPHLLIYPSSHSIITTHSTPMSLQTHHLPSHHHLLNHLSTIYQRSTATIVTRLITLLNNTAHLPTASTRAQNLKIENQINASHDRHLIDRT; encoded by the coding sequence ATGGCCCTCCTTGCCCGCCCGTCACCACCCTCACCATCGCGATCGCTGTCCACTCGGCTCTCCGTCTCTCTGCTTACCCCGCCTTCCGTCACTTCTATCTCCCAACCATTAACACATCACATGATCAGACCCTCACCCCCCACATCCCATCATCACCGCGCTAACTATTCGTCACAATGCTCAATCAGTTCTTGGACACACGTAACTGACAACACAATTGCAGTAACCACAACCACTCACGTCGCTACCATGTTTGTGAACCTCAGCACGTCCACCCATCGCCCCCATCCCCATCCCCATCTACTCATCTATCCATCCTCACATTCAATAATCACAACACACTCAACTCCCATGTCACTCCAAACCCATCACCTGCCATCCCACCATCATCTGCTCAACCATCTATCAACCATCTATCAACGTTCAACAGCTACTATCGTTACCCGCCTCATCACTCTATTAAACAACACTGCCCATCTCCCAACCGCATCCACTCGCGCTCAGAACctaaaaattgaaaaccAAATCAACGCGTCACATGACCGACATCTTATTGATCGTACATAA
- the TPHA0L00110 gene encoding uncharacterized protein has protein sequence MATVNKAAFNYEYINSADRAWLSSINDAWRKRDTELAAEYLLNVQNITAAMAQLSGLPTLTVLQSNLSVVRNDQTGYPVHYVLRPDGVAHRMSAMSFSSSRWYARFCHAEQGSSNFSKRDESYNMENFSSGGIEASGDYVDVANGVLSMQYDWGQLVHQVSCYLGDESGNAYQYQIYNNNAKDTMTSGRFRGFDNEPFDQESLTPDEQYLPIQPWSQCEVS, from the coding sequence ATGGCAACAGTCAATAAGGCAGCTTTCAATTAcgaatatattaatagtgCTGATCGTGCATGGTTATCATCAATCAATGATGCCTGGCGGAAACGAGATACTGAGCTTGCAGCAgaatatcttttaaatgTACAAAATATTACGGCGGCTATGGCACAGCTTTCAGGCTTACCTACATTAACTGTTCTACAATCTAACTTATCTGTAGTTCGCAATGATCAAACTGGTTACCCAGTTCATTACGTGCTAAGGCCCGATGGTGTAGCTCACAGGATGTCTGCTATGAGCTTCAGTAGTTCTAGATGGTATGCTAGATTTTGTCATGCAGAACAAGGCTCAtcgaatttttcaaaaagagATGAAAGCTATAATATGGAGAACTTTTCTAGCGGTGGAATTGAAGCAAGTGGTGACTATGTTGACGTTGCAAATGGTGTTTTAAGCATGCAATATGACTGGGGACAGCTAGTGCACCAGGTCAGTTGCTATCTTGGCGATGAAAGTGGCAATGcatatcaatatcaaatttataataataatgctaAAGATACAATGACATCAGGAAGATTTAGGGGTTTTGACAATGAACCATTTGATCAAGAATCATTGACACCTGATGAGCAATATCTACCTATTCAACCATGGTCTCAATGTGAGGTTTCATAA